The following are encoded together in the Anopheles nili chromosome 3, idAnoNiliSN_F5_01, whole genome shotgun sequence genome:
- the LOC128727767 gene encoding voltage-dependent calcium channel subunit alpha-2/delta-3, producing the protein MRLPGTAGRKFLLGSIVFLLWIKLPDQPVSASVETEIMAKWAENFGEELWDLAQTMTKATEITAKYKAYNARVEPKNGTSLIQSIVENVGLMFIRKMDAIKCIINLAEELSEQFEYNETLADNFSYYSSKYSNIDGRPEPEIPETLLENAWMYQNMSLNPDTHFFNISVNTSYSSVHVPQNVYDRYPWVLEALQWSESLDDVFVQNYNSDPALSWQYFGSYTGMLRHYPALEWNREHVDTFDCRKRSWYIETATCSKDIVILLDNSGSMTGYRNYIAQLTVKSILDTFSNNDFINIYKYSNDVEPLIPCFEDMLVQATPENMRFFNEYVRELLPEGYANVKKAFVAAFELLQKYREIRRCNESVSGCNQAIMLITDGVPSNITEVFEAYNWFENGTKIPVRVFTYLLGREVTKVREIQWMACLNRGYYSHIQSLDEVQEEVLKYVTVIATPLVLQGVEHPPTWTHAFTDTAENLLTEADDDEPPRLLIAVGAPAFDRKANHYNETRTARLLGVAGTDIPVEDLDELTLPYKLGVNGYSFIVSNNGYVLMHPDLRPVSNGRLKENYNSIDLTEIEQIYDENITRLVEDMTGREMSPLILELRQNLVYSRFGNMTKLPVRFHYDKMRRVSLEYQDYYYAPLENTPFSLGLVLPHDYGSTWIKVGDEIKRNQHMGLNISDFFVGDNWKVHPEWVYCKYHYLEGHEFKEPEDELRHFLNRLYEPTWKWSQQYEPDGNEKESDGPNCGRKTLDDDAYYCNKELVELLIFDAKVTNNSYRNWEFENENERKIIEMYNATLRFVATMSGLTRWQFIFGEVEVDTDSEFGDYHKKAIDETWYRSAILQHKIDPKSFVYSVPHESDPPEDGELKVTASMAIFPRDGGLEAPGCVTGFQFTHSLMYERFMEITSKTTCDGCIETCASESRDCYVIDNNGYVVLSETSNHTGRFFGEIEGAIMQSMVDKEIFNMITVFDLQGLCEYERVVENDAMALMHPMRLVMLGLKWMIAEIAIMLSRFDFWVHGIPSPDYFGHEYDDYDDTRPSKPKKIHVDEEEEYFNRPKEIKKEIVYEPCDKKSNLYVMQQEKFIKGEGFFYEPPPSALEDLLYQPYFAKRIPRSNLMMVIVENEYKVEKVVLSAQPEVIYHNESEALPCVKTKLNFLPRRRLEECYTDHPDEELVAQCGSGSRLTIQLTVVISTIVSLLLYRCAQNANPILM; encoded by the exons ACGGTACGTCGTTGATACAATCGATCGTGGAAAACGTTGGTCTCATGTTCATCCGCAAGATGGACGCCATCAAGTGCATCATTAATCTGGCTGAGGAGTTGTCGGAGCAGTTTGAGTACAACGAAACGCTTGCGGACAACTTCTCGTACTATTCCAGCAAATACTCAAAC ATTGATGGCCGACCTGAGCCTGAGATCCCAGAGACACTGCTGGAGAACGCCTGGATGTATCAGAACATGTCGCTCAATCCGGACACACACTTTTTCAACATTTCGGTCAACACGTCGTACAGCTCGGTGCATGTCCCACAAAACGTATACGATCGCTATCCGTGGGTTTTGGAGGCACTCCAGTGGTCAGAATCGCTGGACGATGTGTTCGTGCAGAACTACAACTCCGATCCGGCACTTTCGTGGCAGTATTTTGGTTCGTACACGGGTATGCTGCGTCACTATCCGGCCCTGGAGTGGAATCGCGAGCACGTGGACACGTTCGATTGCCGCAAGCGATCGTGGTACATCGAGACGGCCACGTGTTCCAAGGATATCGTCATCCTGCTGGATAACTCCGGCTCAATGACAGGCTACCGGAACTACATCGCGCAGCTGACGGTGAAGAGTATTCTCGATACGTTTTCGAACAATGACTTTATCAACATTTACAAATACTCGAACGACGTAGAACCGTTGATTCCTTGCTTCGAG GATATGCTAGTTCAGGCAACTCCGGAAAATATGCGATTCTTTAACGAATACGTACGAGAGCTTCTTCCGGAAGGATACGCCAATGTGAAGAAGGCATTTGTTGCTGCATTTGAGCTTCTTCAGAAG TACCGCGAAATACGCCGTTGTAACGAGTCGGTCAGTGGATGCAACCAGGCCATCATGCTCATCACCGACGGTGTTCCGAGCAACATCACGGAAGTGTTCGAGGCGTACAACTGGTTCGAGAATGGGACAAAGATTCCGGTGCGTGTGTTCACCTACCTGTTAGGCCGTGAGGTGACGAAGGTTCGTGAAATTCAGTGGATGGCTTGCTTGAACCGTGGCTACTACTCTCACATCCAATCGTTGGATGAAGTGCAAGAGGAAGTGTTAAAGTACGTCACAGTTATAGCTACCCCGTTGGTGCTGCAGGGTGTTGAACATCCCCCAACGTGGACACATGCCTTCACCGATACGGCG GAAAACTTGCTTACGGAAGCAGACGATGATGAACCCCCAAGACTGCTGATAGCTGTCGGTGCACCGGCGTTCGATCGGAAAGCCAATCACTACAATGAAACGCGAACGGCCCGATTGCTTGGTGTGGCCGGAACAGACATCCCTGTCGAGGATCTGGACGAGTTGACACTCCCGTACAAGCTCGGTGTCAATGGGTACTCGTTCATCGTCAGTAACAACGGATACGTACTGATGCACCCGGATCTTCGACCCGTCTCGAACGGGCGACTGAAGGAGAACTACAACAGTATCGATCTGACTGAGATTGAACAGATCTACGACGAGAACATCACCCGGTTGGTGGAAGACATGACCGGACGGGAGATGAGTCCGCTGATCCTGGAGCTGCGACAGAATCTCGTCTACTCGAGGTTCGGCAACATGACCAAGTTGCCTGTGCGATTCCACTACGACAAGATGAGGCGCGTTTCGCTTGAGTATCAGGACTACTACTATGCACCACTCGAGAACACACCTTTCTCGCTGGGGTTGGTCCTGCCGCATGATTATGGCAGTACCTGGATTAAGGTGGGTGATGAGATCAAGCGCAACCAGCATATGGGGCTGAACATCTCGGATTTCTTCGTCGGTGACAATTGGAAGGTGCATCCCGAGTG GGTCTACTGCAAGTACCATTACCTTGAGGGTCACGAGTTTAAAGAGCCTGAAGATGAGCTGCGCCATTTCCTAAACCGCTTGTACGAACCAACCTGGAAATGGTCTCAACAGTACGAGCCCGACGGAAATGAGAAGGAGTCCGACGGTC CCAACTGTGGCCGTAAAACGCTCGACGACGATGCGTACTACTGCAACAAGGAGCTCGTGGAGCTGCTCATCTTCGACGCGAAGGTTACCAACAACAGCTATCGAAACTGGGAgtttgaaaacgaaaatgagCGTAAGATCATCGAGATGTACAACGCCACGTTGCGGTTTGTGGCCACGATGAGCGGTCTGACGAGGTGGCAGTTCATCTTTGGTGAGGTGGAAGTTGATACGGATAGTGAGTTCGGTGATTACCACAAGAAGGCGATCGATGAAACGTGGTATCGTAGTGCGATCCTGCAGCACAAGATCGATCCGAAGAGCTTCGTGTACTCGGTGCCACATGAATCGGATCCTCCTGAGGATGGGGAGCTGAAGGTGACGGCTAGTATGGCGATATTTCCCCGCGATGGCGGCTTAGAGGCACCGGGGTGTGTTACAGGGTTCCAATTCACGCACTCGCTTATGTACGAGCGGTTTATGGAGATCACGTCCAAGACGACG TGTGACGGATGCATTGAAACGTGTGCTTCTGAGTCGCGTGATTGCTACGTCATCGACAACAACGGGTATGTGGTGCTATCAGAAACGTCCAACCACACGGGACGGTTCTTTGGTGAGATCGAAGGTGCGATCATGCAATCGATGGTGGATAAGGAAATCTTCAACATGATCACCGTGTTCGATCTGCAGGGTTTGTGTGAATACGAGCGGGTTGTGGAAAACGACGCGATGGCGTTGATGCAT CCCATGCGCCTTGTGATGTTGGGCCTTAAGTGGATGATCGCAGAGATCGCAATTATGTTGTCGCGGTTCGACTTTTGGGTGCACGGCATACCCAGTCCTGATTACTTTGGAC ATGAGtacgacgactacgacgatACGCGTCCTTCCAAGCCGAAAAAGATCCACGTCGACGAAGAGGAGGAATACTTCAACCGACCGAAAGAGATCAAGAAGGAGATTGTATACGAACCGTGTGATAAGAAGTCAAACCTGTACGTAATGCAGCAGGAGAAATTCATCAAGGGAGAAGGCTTCTTCTACGAGCCTCCACCATCGGCATTGGAAGA CCTTTTGTATCAGCCGTACTTTGCTAAACGCATCCCGCGATCGAACCTAATGATGGTAATTGTGGAGAACGAGTACAAGGTTGAAAAGGTGGTGCTATCAGCCCAACCCGAGGTGATCTACCATAACGAGTCGGAGGCACTACCGTGTGTGAAGACGAAGCTGAACTTTTTACCCCGCCGTCGACTGGAAGAATGTTACACCGATCATCCGGAC GAAGAACTGGTTGCCCAGTGTGGCAGTGGATCCCGCCTAACCATTCAACTGACTGTAGTGATATCGACTATTGTATCACTGTTGTTATATCGATGTGCCCAAAACGCTAATCCAATTTTAATGTAG